A portion of the Halodesulfovibrio aestuarii DSM 17919 = ATCC 29578 genome contains these proteins:
- the cysS gene encoding cysteine--tRNA ligase, with the protein MQLYNTLTHKKEAFIPLTEGKVNMYVCGITAYDLCHIGHARSAVVFDVLVRYLRSTGLEVLFARNFTDVDDKIIKRANEEGLSSKEVAEKYIQTFYEDMDSLNVLRADIEPKCTEHIDDMIAMCENLIAKGKAYSTESGDVYFRVREFKDYGKLSGRDVNDMRSGARIAPGDEKEDPLDFALWKGAKPGEPSWESPWGPGRPGWHIECSAMSHRHMPLPLDIHGGGLDLIFPHHENEIAQSEAATEKEMARYWVHNGFVQIDSEKMSKSLGNFKTIRDILESYLPEVLRFFLLTKHYRSPIDFSFIAMDEAEKSIKRIYETKLAVLNELNKSKWSKSALPEDITNEYKEQSAAFDAAMADDMNTAGATGHIFSLVRLMNRVIEDKAMRKSEGAKALFESFIADFIKWSEVLGLFALAPETFLQDLKLKRATRKNISIDAIEELMAQRLEARKNKDFEAADTIREKLTELGVDVRDTPSGPVWDVI; encoded by the coding sequence ATGCAGCTCTATAATACTCTGACACACAAGAAAGAAGCGTTTATTCCTCTTACTGAAGGCAAAGTGAATATGTATGTATGCGGCATTACCGCGTACGATCTTTGTCACATTGGTCACGCTCGATCTGCAGTGGTTTTTGATGTTCTTGTTCGTTACCTTCGCAGTACTGGTCTTGAAGTTCTCTTCGCACGTAACTTCACGGACGTTGATGATAAAATCATCAAACGTGCTAACGAAGAGGGCTTGAGCAGCAAAGAAGTCGCTGAAAAGTACATCCAAACCTTCTACGAAGATATGGATTCACTTAACGTCCTCCGTGCCGACATTGAACCGAAATGTACTGAGCATATCGACGATATGATTGCAATGTGTGAAAATCTCATTGCAAAAGGCAAAGCATATTCCACTGAATCCGGTGACGTATATTTCCGTGTTCGTGAATTCAAAGACTACGGCAAGCTTTCCGGTCGTGATGTTAATGACATGCGCTCCGGCGCTCGCATTGCTCCGGGTGACGAAAAAGAAGATCCACTCGATTTTGCTCTCTGGAAAGGTGCAAAACCAGGAGAACCTTCATGGGAAAGCCCTTGGGGGCCAGGTCGTCCTGGCTGGCATATTGAATGTTCTGCAATGAGCCATCGGCACATGCCGCTGCCTTTGGACATCCACGGTGGTGGACTTGATCTTATCTTCCCGCATCATGAAAACGAAATAGCCCAAAGTGAAGCTGCAACTGAAAAAGAAATGGCACGCTACTGGGTTCATAATGGTTTTGTACAAATTGATTCTGAAAAGATGTCCAAATCTCTCGGAAACTTTAAAACCATCCGTGATATTCTGGAATCATATCTTCCAGAAGTACTTCGTTTCTTCTTGCTCACTAAGCACTACCGTAGCCCGATTGACTTCAGCTTTATTGCTATGGATGAGGCCGAAAAGAGCATCAAACGTATTTATGAAACAAAGCTTGCTGTTCTGAACGAGTTAAACAAGTCTAAGTGGAGCAAGTCAGCTCTGCCTGAAGACATTACAAACGAATACAAAGAACAAAGTGCAGCATTTGATGCAGCCATGGCTGATGATATGAACACTGCCGGTGCTACCGGCCATATCTTCTCTCTTGTTCGCCTTATGAACCGCGTCATAGAAGATAAAGCAATGCGTAAAAGTGAAGGAGCCAAAGCCCTTTTTGAAAGCTTTATCGCTGACTTTATCAAATGGAGCGAAGTGCTCGGTCTGTTTGCTCTTGCACCGGAAACATTCCTGCAGGATCTCAAACTCAAGCGTGCTACTCGCAAAAACATTTCTATCGATGCTATCGAAGAACTCATGGCTCAGCGCCTTGAAGCCCGTAAAAACAAGGATTTTGAAGCTGCTGATACTATTCGCGAAAAACTTACCGAACTGGGCGTAGATGTACGAGATACACCTTCCGGCCCGGTATGGGATGTAATCTAA
- the rpiB gene encoding ribose 5-phosphate isomerase B encodes MSKKVFIGADHGGFALKVVIVEHLTKNGYDVEDLGCYSTESTDYPMYAEKVCEKVLEKNAPGILICGTGIGMSMAANRIPGIRAALATNEFHARLTRQHNNANVLCLGERVTGPGVAINLAEIFLETEFEGGRHQRRIDQFDKA; translated from the coding sequence ATGTCTAAGAAAGTATTTATCGGTGCGGATCATGGCGGCTTTGCCCTTAAAGTTGTCATCGTAGAACATCTTACTAAAAATGGTTACGATGTTGAAGACTTAGGATGCTACTCCACCGAAAGCACAGATTATCCGATGTACGCAGAAAAAGTGTGTGAAAAGGTTCTGGAAAAAAACGCGCCTGGTATCCTTATTTGCGGCACTGGCATCGGCATGTCTATGGCTGCCAACCGTATTCCTGGCATTCGCGCTGCGCTTGCAACTAACGAATTTCATGCCCGCCTTACCCGTCAGCACAACAACGCAAATGTACTTTGCCTTGGAGAACGAGTTACTGGCCCCGGCGTTGCCATAAATCTTGCAGAAATTTTCCTTGAAACCGAATTTGAAGGCGGCCGTCACCAGCGTCGCATTGACCAGTTCGACAAAGCGTAG
- a CDS encoding tetratricopeptide repeat protein has translation MRTNNKRFRSVIIFCCALLLASGCATTMPETQSAPSGILNTEAATTYYYLLFEDASRENDYSGAKNALTKLLTLSPPPEIYIEAINFYLRNDKTLTARKIATKGTKAFPDNFQMVLLKAESYRLENKLDEAVGVVRKYLEDHSQSDDAFRAIGLLYFDSEKYPEAVDAFRESKEAHRSPITRLFLAKALIQLKKYDDAEKELLAVTDQKDTSLEAWSELARLYERKQDYVLAEQAYEQLITVDTSNEVSWLRLINLNLKLNHLAKALELVEIGPDSDDFTLEAATIFINEGFYKEAKVMLEPFAKAKQPAEVFFHLALIAFEYEKDLNKALKLLNNIPRDNPSWTKSLEFRSRLLYELGKTDEAIKLVQSARKHDPRSRFILELETELLMVAKRPKDALKTINSALTIWPNDQELLFTKGSIYHSLGDKKRALEIMEQIISDDPEYFKALNFVGYTLAEMGKDLDRALVLVRTAANLAPGQPYILDSLAWVYFLRDDYKNAWTYITQAVTLGTSDPAIWEHYGDIAKKRGNKTEARKGYTRALNGHSNPELIKQKLKEL, from the coding sequence ATGCGTACAAATAACAAACGCTTTCGTTCTGTTATCATATTCTGCTGCGCGCTGTTGCTCGCCTCTGGATGTGCTACAACTATGCCTGAAACGCAGTCAGCACCTTCCGGAATACTTAATACTGAAGCTGCTACGACTTACTACTACCTGCTCTTTGAAGATGCATCGAGAGAAAATGACTACAGCGGAGCTAAAAATGCGCTTACAAAACTCCTCACACTGTCACCACCGCCTGAAATTTATATAGAAGCAATTAACTTTTATCTACGTAACGATAAAACGCTTACTGCTCGCAAGATAGCTACTAAAGGCACTAAAGCTTTCCCTGATAACTTTCAAATGGTGCTGCTTAAAGCAGAGTCTTACAGACTGGAAAATAAACTGGATGAAGCTGTTGGAGTAGTCAGGAAATATCTGGAAGACCACTCTCAATCTGATGACGCATTCCGTGCAATCGGATTATTGTACTTCGACAGCGAAAAATATCCTGAAGCAGTTGACGCATTTCGGGAAAGCAAAGAGGCACATCGCTCGCCTATCACTCGTCTATTTCTCGCTAAGGCACTCATACAGTTAAAAAAGTATGATGATGCGGAAAAAGAATTACTGGCCGTGACAGACCAGAAAGACACCTCGTTGGAAGCATGGTCAGAACTGGCACGGTTATACGAACGAAAACAAGATTATGTTCTTGCCGAACAAGCATACGAACAGCTTATCACTGTAGATACTTCTAACGAAGTAAGTTGGTTACGCCTTATCAACTTAAATCTTAAGCTCAACCACCTCGCTAAGGCTCTTGAACTTGTAGAAATTGGTCCTGACTCTGACGACTTTACATTGGAAGCAGCTACAATTTTCATTAATGAAGGATTTTACAAAGAAGCCAAAGTAATGCTTGAGCCGTTTGCTAAAGCTAAACAGCCGGCTGAAGTCTTCTTTCACCTTGCCCTCATCGCTTTCGAATATGAAAAAGACCTAAACAAAGCATTAAAGCTTCTTAACAATATCCCTCGAGACAACCCAAGCTGGACAAAAAGCTTAGAGTTTAGAAGCCGCCTTTTATACGAGTTAGGAAAAACAGATGAAGCCATCAAACTGGTACAGTCTGCCCGCAAACACGACCCTAGAAGCCGCTTTATCCTTGAGTTGGAAACCGAACTGCTTATGGTAGCTAAGCGTCCAAAAGATGCATTAAAAACTATAAATTCAGCTCTCACCATCTGGCCCAATGATCAAGAATTGCTGTTCACCAAGGGTTCTATTTACCACTCTCTTGGTGATAAAAAACGTGCTCTGGAGATTATGGAACAAATCATCAGCGATGACCCAGAATATTTCAAGGCACTTAACTTTGTCGGCTACACTCTTGCAGAAATGGGAAAAGATCTTGACCGGGCTTTAGTGCTGGTTCGCACAGCTGCAAACCTTGCTCCGGGCCAACCATATATTCTCGATTCGTTAGCGTGGGTTTATTTTTTACGTGATGACTACAAAAACGCATGGACATATATAACCCAAGCCGTAACTCTTGGAACAAGTGACCCTGCTATTTGGGAACATTATGGTGACATTGCAAAAAAACGTGGAAATAAAACAGAAGCCCGAAAAGGCTACACACGTGCACTCAATGGTCACAGTAATCCAGAGTTAATTAAACAAAAACTCAAGGAGTTATGA
- a CDS encoding RNA polymerase factor sigma-32, with product MTKSTEKTKNSLKDQNAAEVELLDMEDSDEEENLDIDPVIDITKEDENEIPDTLPVFVDKSTSARTRSTDSLSMYLREISKFPMLKPDEEFELAKRVQEHNDSDAAFRLVSSHLRLVVKIAMDFQRRWMQNVLDLIQEGNVGLMRAVNKFDPDKGIKFSYYASFWIKAYILKFIMDNWRLVKVGTTQAQRKLFYNLNKERQRLISQGFDPDAATLSKKLNVSEEQVIEMEQRLDASDMSLNIPIGDDAGGATRMDFLPALGPGIEDVLSDHQMAEMLTQKINEIEHTFNDKELEILHKRLLSDDPVTLREIGEKFEITRERVRQIEARLLQKIRDYLFKEIKDFSKDWIQR from the coding sequence ATGACCAAATCTACAGAAAAAACTAAGAATTCCCTTAAAGACCAAAACGCTGCCGAAGTCGAACTTCTTGATATGGAAGATTCTGACGAAGAGGAAAACTTAGATATTGATCCTGTTATCGATATTACAAAAGAAGACGAAAATGAAATTCCTGACACATTGCCAGTCTTCGTTGATAAAAGTACTAGCGCCCGCACACGATCTACAGACTCTCTAAGCATGTACTTGCGGGAAATTAGCAAGTTTCCTATGCTCAAACCTGATGAAGAGTTTGAACTAGCCAAGCGCGTGCAAGAGCACAACGACTCTGATGCAGCTTTTCGTCTTGTTTCCTCCCATCTCCGCCTTGTTGTTAAAATCGCAATGGACTTTCAACGCCGTTGGATGCAAAACGTCCTTGACCTCATTCAGGAAGGGAACGTGGGGCTCATGCGTGCCGTTAACAAATTTGACCCAGACAAAGGAATTAAGTTTTCCTACTACGCATCGTTCTGGATTAAGGCATACATCCTTAAATTTATTATGGATAACTGGAGACTTGTTAAAGTTGGAACCACACAAGCCCAACGAAAACTTTTCTACAACCTCAATAAAGAACGACAACGCCTTATCTCTCAAGGATTTGATCCTGACGCCGCAACTTTGTCTAAAAAACTCAATGTATCAGAAGAACAGGTTATTGAAATGGAACAACGCCTGGATGCTTCTGATATGTCCCTCAACATCCCGATTGGTGATGACGCAGGCGGCGCAACGAGAATGGACTTTCTTCCTGCACTTGGCCCAGGTATTGAAGATGTGCTTTCAGATCATCAAATGGCAGAAATGCTTACACAAAAGATTAATGAAATTGAGCACACCTTTAACGATAAAGAGCTTGAGATTCTTCATAAAAGACTATTATCTGATGACCCGGTTACGCTGCGAGAAATCGGAGAAAAATTCGAAATTACCCGGGAACGCGTCAGACAAATTGAAGCACGATTGTTGCAAAAAATTAGAGACTATTTGTTTAAAGAAATTAAAGACTTTTCTAAAGATTGGATTCAGCGCTAG